From one Gallionella capsiferriformans ES-2 genomic stretch:
- the pal gene encoding peptidoglycan-associated lipoprotein Pal, whose translation MKKLVISIVLLNLLAACASQKPHETAAPAPVAKAADVVTAPATSTSTEVDALNDPKSILAGRSVFYPFDVSAVQDADKPLVQAHAKYLSEHANRTVKLEGNCDERGSNEYNLGLGQRRADGVQKMLELGGAKAAQVTSVSYGEEMPKAAGHDEASWSQNRRTDLNYKAK comes from the coding sequence ATGAAGAAACTAGTTATCAGTATCGTTTTGTTGAACTTGCTCGCCGCATGTGCAAGCCAAAAGCCACACGAAACAGCAGCACCTGCTCCTGTAGCTAAGGCTGCAGATGTTGTGACAGCACCGGCAACATCGACTTCGACAGAGGTTGATGCGCTGAATGATCCAAAGAGTATTCTGGCTGGCCGTAGTGTGTTTTACCCGTTCGACGTTTCTGCAGTGCAAGATGCTGACAAGCCTCTGGTTCAAGCGCATGCCAAATATTTGAGTGAGCATGCTAACCGTACCGTGAAGCTGGAAGGCAATTGCGATGAGCGCGGCAGCAATGAATACAATCTGGGTTTGGGACAGCGTCGTGCTGACGGCGTACAAAAGATGCTTGAATTGGGTGGTGCGAAAGCCGCTCAGGTAACCAGCGTTAGCTACGGCGAAGAGATGCCTAAGGCTGCCGGTCACGATGAAGCATCATGGTCGCAAAATCGCCGCACTGACCTGAACTACAAGGCCAAGTAA
- the tolR gene encoding protein TolR, whose translation MRSKNRLMNDINVVPYIDVMLVLLVIFMVTAPMMNPGQVDLPQVSKSSTPAPAPLEVIIKKDSTLALRDHAKGDEETQVSREELVSILKSRQALQSEQAVVISADKSVRYEEVINVMDVLQQQHIKKVGLLTQAK comes from the coding sequence ATGCGTAGCAAAAATCGTCTGATGAACGATATCAACGTCGTGCCGTACATCGACGTGATGTTGGTGTTGCTGGTGATCTTCATGGTGACGGCGCCGATGATGAACCCGGGACAGGTCGATTTGCCGCAGGTCAGTAAATCCTCCACGCCCGCCCCGGCGCCGCTGGAAGTTATTATCAAAAAGGACAGTACGCTGGCGCTGCGTGACCACGCCAAGGGCGATGAAGAAACCCAGGTGTCGCGCGAGGAACTGGTGTCTATTCTCAAATCGAGACAGGCGCTACAGAGCGAGCAGGCGGTGGTGATTTCGGCTGATAAGAGCGTGCGTTATGAAGAAGTGATCAATGTGATGGACGTGCTGCAACAGCAACACATCAAAAAAGTTGGTCTGTTGACACAGGCGAAATGA
- the tolB gene encoding Tol-Pal system beta propeller repeat protein TolB gives MLKVLSGLLGLLMLAHMSMASAALNIEIIGAGEHQIPVSLVPMGGDAKLAQEINEVVSGDLLRTGLFRLVDTTGKAPHEPAEVNYTDWQLRGAEALAIGTVSLQASGRIEARFRLLDVLKHVELVGQAVSVGNGQVRAVGHRIADLIYEKLTGNPGVFSTRIAYVNRQGRSFRLIVADSDGYNEQIVLKQNEPIMSPSWSPDGSHLAYVSFETGHAAVFVQSLYTNLRKVVADYRGSNSAPAWSPDGRQLAVVLTRDGGSQIYLMRPDGSELRRISFSGGIDTEPNFSPDGLSLLFTSDRGGSAQVYRMPVEGGGAQRMTFASGSCFSPRYSPDGKSFVFTHLSGGRFYISVQDFQTGQAEALTEGGWEKKPSYAPNGKLILFASEARGRGILATVSSDGRVKQHMFTQSGDAREPVWGPNL, from the coding sequence ATGTTGAAAGTATTGTCTGGTCTGTTGGGCTTGTTGATGTTGGCGCATATGTCGATGGCGAGCGCTGCGTTGAATATCGAAATCATCGGTGCGGGTGAACATCAGATTCCAGTATCGCTGGTGCCGATGGGGGGAGATGCGAAGCTGGCGCAAGAGATCAACGAGGTGGTCAGCGGTGATTTGCTGCGTACTGGATTGTTTCGTCTGGTGGATACGACGGGTAAGGCGCCGCATGAACCGGCTGAGGTGAATTATACCGACTGGCAATTGCGAGGCGCCGAGGCGCTGGCGATAGGGACGGTCAGTTTGCAGGCGAGCGGGCGGATAGAGGCGCGCTTTCGCTTGCTTGACGTGCTCAAACATGTCGAACTGGTCGGGCAGGCAGTGTCGGTCGGCAACGGTCAGGTTCGTGCCGTGGGGCATAGGATTGCTGATCTGATCTATGAAAAGCTGACCGGTAATCCGGGTGTGTTCAGTACGCGGATTGCCTATGTGAATCGTCAGGGGCGTTCGTTCCGTCTGATCGTTGCCGACAGCGACGGGTATAACGAGCAAATCGTATTGAAACAAAATGAGCCCATCATGTCGCCTTCATGGTCGCCGGACGGCAGTCATCTGGCTTACGTGAGCTTTGAGACCGGGCATGCCGCCGTGTTTGTGCAATCTTTGTACACCAATTTGCGTAAGGTCGTGGCGGACTATCGCGGCAGTAACAGTGCGCCTGCCTGGTCGCCGGATGGACGGCAGCTGGCGGTTGTGCTGACTCGCGATGGTGGTTCACAGATCTATCTGATGCGCCCCGATGGTAGTGAGCTACGCCGGATCAGTTTCAGCGGCGGGATTGATACTGAGCCAAATTTTTCACCTGATGGACTATCTTTGTTGTTTACCTCTGACAGAGGTGGCAGTGCGCAGGTTTATCGCATGCCGGTGGAAGGAGGGGGCGCGCAGCGAATGACCTTTGCATCTGGCAGTTGTTTTTCACCTCGTTATAGTCCGGATGGCAAGTCATTTGTGTTCACACATTTGAGTGGTGGTCGTTTTTATATTTCGGTACAAGATTTTCAAACAGGGCAGGCGGAAGCCTTGACTGAGGGGGGCTGGGAGAAAAAACCGAGTTATGCGCCAAATGGAAAACTCATCCTGTTTGCCAGCGAAGCGCGCGGTCGTGGTATATTGGCGACCGTGTCCAGCGATGGCCGTGTCAAGCAGCATATGTTTACGCAAAGCGGCGATGCACGTGAGCCAGTGTGGGGACCCAATCTTTAA
- the queC gene encoding 7-cyano-7-deazaguanine synthase QueC, producing the protein MKNAVVLLSGGLDSATVLAMARAQGYTCYALSVDYGQRHHSELAAAQRVAETLGAREHRVVNIDLTGFGGSALTDNNIAVPEHASAGIPLTYVPARNTIMLSLALAWAEVLRAQDIFIGVNAVDYSGYPDCRPAYIEAFERMANLATQAAVEGHPLTLHAPLLHLSKADIIKSGSLLSVDYAATVSCYQADDLGRACGVCDSCRLRSAGFAAAGVSDPTRYRKLN; encoded by the coding sequence ATGAAAAATGCGGTCGTGCTGTTATCGGGCGGGCTTGATTCGGCAACGGTGCTGGCGATGGCACGCGCTCAGGGGTATACCTGCTATGCGCTCAGCGTGGATTATGGTCAGCGCCATCACTCAGAGCTGGCGGCAGCGCAACGTGTCGCTGAAACGCTGGGTGCTCGCGAGCACCGGGTTGTGAATATCGACCTGACCGGTTTTGGCGGCTCGGCGTTAACGGATAACAATATTGCCGTGCCTGAACACGCGTCTGCCGGTATTCCGCTGACCTATGTTCCTGCGCGCAACACCATCATGTTGTCGCTTGCGCTAGCTTGGGCTGAGGTGCTGCGCGCGCAGGATATTTTTATCGGCGTGAATGCGGTGGATTATTCTGGCTATCCCGATTGTCGCCCGGCCTATATCGAGGCGTTCGAACGCATGGCGAATCTTGCAACGCAGGCGGCCGTCGAAGGGCATCCGTTGACCTTGCACGCGCCCTTGTTGCATCTGTCCAAGGCTGACATTATTAAAAGTGGCAGCTTGCTGAGCGTGGATTATGCCGCGACGGTTTCCTGTTATCAGGCGGATGATTTGGGGCGGGCATGCGGTGTGTGCGACTCTTGCCGCCTGCGCAGTGCGGGTTTTGCTGCTGCCGGTGTGAGTGATCCGACCCGTTATCGTAAATTAAATTGA
- the tolQ gene encoding protein TolQ, producing the protein MEVTQDLSFIHLISNASVLVQLVMGLLLFVSMMSWWYIFMKMFAIRREKRLTAEFEETFWRNPNLNEVYKTVSNTSRSDQGALERIFAAGFVEFVKLKKQHGVDAAAVMEGTRRAMRATYQREMDHLESHLAFLASVGSVSPYVGLFGTVWGIMNAFRGLANVGQATLAHVAPGIAEALVATAMGLFAAIPAVVAYNRYAHDIERLSTRFESFTEEFSNVLQRQP; encoded by the coding sequence ATGGAAGTGACTCAGGATTTATCGTTTATACATCTGATCAGCAACGCCAGCGTGCTGGTGCAATTGGTGATGGGCTTGCTGTTATTTGTATCCATGATGTCCTGGTGGTACATCTTTATGAAGATGTTTGCGATCCGGCGCGAGAAAAGGCTCACCGCTGAGTTTGAAGAAACGTTCTGGCGCAATCCCAACCTCAATGAAGTTTACAAGACGGTCAGCAATACCTCGCGATCCGATCAGGGCGCGCTCGAACGAATTTTTGCGGCCGGTTTTGTTGAGTTCGTTAAATTGAAAAAACAGCACGGCGTGGATGCTGCCGCTGTGATGGAAGGGACGCGACGTGCGATGCGCGCCACTTACCAGCGTGAGATGGACCATCTGGAATCGCATCTGGCGTTTTTGGCATCGGTCGGCTCAGTCAGTCCCTATGTCGGATTATTCGGGACGGTGTGGGGCATCATGAATGCGTTCCGCGGATTGGCGAACGTGGGGCAAGCCACGCTGGCGCACGTCGCGCCCGGCATTGCCGAGGCACTTGTTGCAACCGCGATGGGGCTGTTCGCCGCCATTCCGGCGGTGGTGGCGTATAACCGCTATGCGCACGATATCGAACGGCTCTCGACGCGCTTCGAGAGTTTTACCGAAGAATTCTCCAACGTCTTGCAGCGCCAGCCATGA
- the ruvA gene encoding Holliday junction branch migration protein RuvA, translating into MIGRLSGILLEKTPPQILLDVQGVGYELEVPMSTFYNLPPLHEKVVLHTQLIVREDAHLLYGFGSTDERIAFRQLLKISGVGPKLALSVLSGLSLNDLADAVANKEAGRLTKIPGVGKKTAERLLLELEGKFTVMGVAMAHGVPVTSASGDIVNALQALGYNDKEAALAAKQLPKDVSVSDGIRQALKFLSRA; encoded by the coding sequence GTGATCGGTCGATTGTCGGGTATTTTGCTGGAAAAAACGCCGCCGCAGATTTTGCTGGATGTGCAAGGGGTGGGGTATGAGCTAGAGGTGCCGATGAGCACCTTTTATAATTTGCCACCGCTGCATGAAAAAGTCGTGCTGCACACGCAGCTGATTGTGCGTGAGGATGCACATCTGCTGTATGGCTTTGGCAGCACTGATGAGCGTATCGCATTTCGCCAGTTGCTTAAAATCAGCGGTGTCGGTCCCAAGCTCGCCTTGTCGGTGCTGTCGGGGCTGAGTTTGAACGATCTGGCCGACGCGGTCGCGAACAAGGAGGCGGGCCGTTTAACCAAAATTCCCGGCGTAGGCAAGAAGACCGCCGAGCGACTGCTGTTGGAATTAGAGGGTAAATTTACCGTCATGGGTGTGGCGATGGCGCATGGTGTGCCGGTCACATCGGCTAGCGGCGATATTGTTAATGCCTTGCAGGCGTTGGGCTACAACGATAAGGAAGCCGCTCTGGCAGCAAAGCAGTTACCCAAAGATGTGAGCGTCTCTGACGGGATCCGTCAGGCCCTCAAATTTTTGTCACGGGCGTAA
- the ruvC gene encoding crossover junction endodeoxyribonuclease RuvC: MRLELEVGSQVLLNPRASIRILGIDPGLRITGFGVIDKVGQQLHYVASGCIKTPAGDLPERLKVILNSLGVVITQHQPDQAAVEKVFVNVNPQSTLLLGQARGAAICAAVLANLPVGEYTALQVKQAVVGNGHADKEQVQLMVQRLLKLSGTPSPDAADALACAICHAHGGLGLGALATKGFRVRGGRLV, translated from the coding sequence GTGAGGCTTGAGTTAGAGGTGGGGTCGCAGGTGTTGCTCAATCCTCGCGCCTCGATCCGTATCTTAGGGATCGATCCCGGACTGCGCATCACCGGGTTCGGGGTGATCGACAAGGTGGGTCAGCAGCTGCATTACGTTGCCAGCGGTTGCATTAAAACGCCCGCAGGCGACTTGCCGGAGCGATTGAAAGTCATCTTAAATTCACTGGGTGTCGTCATTACGCAGCATCAGCCTGATCAGGCGGCGGTCGAAAAAGTATTCGTGAATGTCAATCCGCAATCGACCTTGCTGCTGGGGCAGGCGCGGGGGGCTGCGATTTGTGCTGCGGTGCTGGCAAATTTGCCGGTCGGCGAATATACCGCGCTGCAAGTCAAACAGGCGGTGGTCGGAAACGGTCATGCAGATAAGGAACAGGTGCAACTGATGGTACAGCGTTTATTGAAATTATCCGGCACGCCCAGTCCCGATGCGGCCGATGCGCTGGCCTGTGCGATTTGTCATGCACACGGCGGTTTGGGGCTAGGCGCTTTGGCGACCAAAGGATTCCGTGTGCGCGGCGGGAGGCTGGTTTGA
- a CDS encoding energy transducer TonB, with the protein MNTVVYQDLYRLPACLLAVLVHGAFLALLYFGFSWQTEPPVVMSVELWQSMPDSAPATPVEARVEEVAPVEPEVEIKPEIVVPDKKPEKKPEKKPEIKPPEKKPEIKPVVKPEVKKPLDVKKTAPQPAQPSAAEQQAARDKATQEAATGRVVDEFVGKIQGKIRRNVVEPPDVSKEARAEFLVTVLPGGRVLPPRLLKSSGNPAYDNAVERAILKSDPLPLPADAALFNRFRELKLGFQPDNK; encoded by the coding sequence ATGAATACGGTTGTTTATCAGGACCTATACCGGCTTCCGGCCTGCCTGCTGGCAGTGCTGGTGCACGGCGCATTTTTGGCGTTGTTGTATTTTGGCTTTTCATGGCAGACCGAACCGCCCGTTGTTATGAGTGTGGAGTTGTGGCAAAGCATGCCCGATAGTGCGCCAGCAACGCCGGTAGAGGCTCGAGTCGAGGAAGTCGCACCCGTTGAGCCTGAGGTGGAAATCAAGCCTGAAATTGTGGTTCCTGATAAAAAGCCTGAAAAAAAGCCCGAAAAGAAACCGGAGATTAAGCCCCCGGAAAAAAAGCCCGAGATTAAGCCTGTGGTGAAACCCGAGGTAAAAAAGCCGCTTGATGTGAAAAAAACAGCGCCTCAGCCGGCTCAGCCATCGGCCGCAGAGCAGCAGGCCGCACGCGATAAGGCCACACAAGAGGCAGCTACTGGACGCGTTGTCGATGAGTTCGTCGGCAAGATTCAGGGCAAGATTAGGCGCAATGTGGTTGAGCCGCCCGATGTATCAAAAGAGGCGCGCGCCGAATTTTTAGTGACGGTGCTGCCTGGGGGGCGCGTGTTGCCCCCCAGATTGTTAAAGTCGAGCGGCAATCCCGCTTATGACAATGCGGTCGAACGGGCAATTTTAAAATCAGACCCGCTGCCGCTGCCGGCAGACGCGGCGCTTTTTAATCGTTTTCGTGAATTAAAGCTGGGTTTTCAGCCGGATAATAAATAG
- a CDS encoding UPF0149 family protein yields MKPIQALSDAEIDELDEFLLSDDVPESCMDISRLDGFFAALVLNPRLVMPSEYLPWIWDSEEGEDAPGFASIEQANRIMALLMRYYNGVLDGIAGNRFSPLFYTLAQEDGSKVYEAEGWAEGFMLGVFLFIDPWRVVFENEQESLSPMVLLGTQQGAELLEKSADVKQARKEAYDSIADAVAILYEYFAEQREAETRQRRVSQAVSVKVPPNEECPCGSGLKFKKCCGASPTLH; encoded by the coding sequence ATGAAACCGATACAAGCATTGAGCGATGCTGAAATTGATGAGTTGGATGAATTTTTGCTGTCTGACGATGTGCCGGAAAGCTGTATGGATATTTCCAGACTGGACGGATTTTTTGCAGCGCTGGTACTCAATCCAAGGCTCGTCATGCCGAGCGAATATCTGCCGTGGATATGGGATAGTGAAGAGGGCGAGGATGCTCCGGGGTTTGCCTCGATAGAACAGGCTAATCGCATCATGGCTTTGCTGATGCGCTATTACAACGGCGTGCTGGATGGGATTGCTGGCAATCGATTTTCACCGCTGTTTTATACTTTGGCGCAGGAGGATGGCAGCAAAGTCTATGAGGCGGAAGGTTGGGCAGAGGGTTTTATGCTCGGCGTATTCCTGTTTATCGACCCTTGGCGTGTGGTATTTGAGAATGAACAGGAATCGCTCTCGCCTATGGTGTTGCTGGGGACGCAACAGGGCGCTGAGTTGCTGGAAAAGAGTGCCGATGTTAAACAGGCCAGGAAAGAGGCATATGACTCGATCGCCGATGCGGTGGCGATACTTTATGAGTACTTTGCCGAGCAGCGCGAAGCCGAAACCCGTCAGCGCAGGGTGTCGCAGGCCGTCTCTGTCAAAGTGCCACCCAACGAAGAATGTCCGTGCGGTTCAGGCCTGAAATTCAAGAAATGTTGCGGCGCATCACCGACACTGCATTGA
- the ybgF gene encoding tol-pal system protein YbgF, protein MQKLRALMLLGFCIASPVQAGLFSDDDARKSIQQVEARVLVLEEQDKLQTKSIFDLQGQIDMLNGELRKLRGQNEETAHGLQDAEKREKDFYVDLDTRLRHFESQEVSVQPKAEPAVSGDPDDPAAENRAIEAAYSLFKAANYANAAKALQEFIKKYPASVHIPNAAYWLGETQFALKDYKGALVTYRALLKASPDTARAPDVLFGIAGSQQELKAVTQAAATLKQLVGKYPDSAAAAKAKKILAK, encoded by the coding sequence ATGCAAAAGCTACGCGCCTTGATGTTGCTGGGTTTCTGTATCGCGTCTCCCGTTCAGGCGGGGTTGTTTTCGGACGACGATGCGCGAAAAAGTATCCAGCAGGTCGAGGCGCGTGTGCTTGTGTTAGAAGAGCAAGATAAGTTACAGACCAAGTCCATTTTCGATTTGCAAGGGCAGATTGATATGTTGAACGGTGAGCTGCGCAAATTGCGCGGACAGAATGAAGAGACAGCGCACGGCTTGCAAGATGCCGAAAAGCGAGAAAAAGATTTTTATGTAGATTTGGATACGCGTTTGCGTCATTTCGAATCACAGGAAGTATCCGTTCAACCCAAAGCGGAGCCAGCTGTATCCGGCGATCCCGACGATCCTGCAGCTGAAAATCGTGCCATTGAAGCGGCGTATAGTCTGTTTAAAGCAGCAAACTATGCCAATGCAGCAAAAGCATTGCAAGAGTTTATAAAAAAATATCCTGCCTCGGTACATATCCCGAATGCCGCCTACTGGCTGGGAGAGACGCAGTTTGCGCTGAAGGATTATAAGGGCGCGCTCGTCACTTACCGCGCCTTGCTCAAAGCTTCGCCAGACACAGCCAGAGCACCGGATGTGTTATTCGGCATTGCCGGATCCCAGCAGGAGTTGAAGGCGGTAACGCAGGCTGCTGCAACGCTGAAGCAATTGGTCGGCAAATATCCCGACAGCGCTGCCGCTGCCAAAGCAAAAAAAATACTCGCTAAGTAG
- the ruvB gene encoding Holliday junction branch migration DNA helicase RuvB: MIHSDNLTAEPRLTTPAVASRQEEALERALRPKQLDEYVGQEKIREQLEIFIQAAKQRQEPLDHVLLFGPPGLGKTTLAQIIAREMGVNLRHTSGPVLERAGDLAALLTNLEPNDVLFIDEIHRLSPVVEEILYPALEDYQIDIMIGEGPAARSVKLDLPPFTLVGATTRAGMLTNPLRDRFGIVSRLEFYTPEELQRIVMRSSGLLEMNLSHDGAMEIARRSRGTPRIANRLLRRVRDYADVKAGGDATRRVADAALTMLDVDSQGLDVMDRKLLLTIIEKFMGGPVGVDNLAAAIGEERDTIEDVLEPYLIQQGYLQRTPRGRMATANAYLHFGLTVASHLGSGDLTDE; encoded by the coding sequence ATGATCCATAGCGACAATCTCACTGCCGAACCTCGTCTGACGACCCCTGCCGTTGCATCCCGTCAGGAGGAAGCGCTGGAGCGCGCCCTGCGTCCTAAGCAGCTCGACGAATATGTCGGTCAGGAAAAAATTCGCGAGCAACTGGAAATCTTTATTCAGGCGGCGAAGCAGCGTCAGGAGCCGCTTGACCATGTGCTTTTGTTTGGCCCTCCGGGCTTGGGCAAGACGACGCTGGCGCAGATTATTGCACGCGAAATGGGCGTGAATCTGCGCCACACCTCAGGACCGGTGCTGGAACGCGCCGGTGATCTGGCTGCGTTGCTGACCAACTTAGAACCCAATGATGTGCTGTTTATCGACGAAATTCATCGTCTGTCGCCGGTGGTGGAGGAAATTCTCTATCCTGCGCTGGAGGATTATCAGATCGACATCATGATCGGCGAAGGGCCGGCGGCCCGTTCGGTAAAACTCGATTTGCCGCCGTTTACCCTGGTGGGTGCGACCACCCGCGCCGGTATGCTGACCAATCCGCTGCGAGACCGTTTCGGCATCGTGTCCCGTCTTGAATTTTATACGCCTGAAGAATTGCAGCGCATCGTGATGCGTTCCTCAGGCTTGTTGGAGATGAATTTGTCGCATGATGGCGCGATGGAGATCGCCCGTCGCTCGCGCGGCACGCCGCGCATCGCCAATCGACTGCTGCGCCGGGTGCGCGACTATGCCGATGTGAAGGCGGGCGGCGACGCGACGCGACGCGTGGCGGATGCGGCGCTCACTATGCTGGACGTAGATTCGCAAGGTCTGGATGTGATGGACAGGAAGCTGCTGTTGACCATCATCGAAAAGTTTATGGGCGGCCCTGTCGGCGTCGATAATCTGGCTGCTGCCATCGGCGAGGAGCGCGACACGATCGAGGATGTGTTAGAGCCGTATCTGATTCAACAGGGTTATCTGCAACGCACGCCGCGCGGCCGCATGGCCACCGCCAATGCCTACCTGCATTTCGGCCTGACGGTGGCGAGTCATTTAGGCAGCGGAGATTTGACGGATGAATGA
- a CDS encoding prenyltransferase: MTPQEPSVAAFKNPLARYFAATRPAFLTASLMACLIGLAVTKLAGSSFDIMLALTTLLFAMLAHAAANVLNDYYDAQNGTDACNVERIFPFTGGSRFIQNGVLTPAQTRNFGFALLFGVALAGLWLMLRTDFQLAYIGLAGLFIGWAYSAPPFRLNSRGWGELCIVAGFLLIVVGADFVQRRDFSAAPFIAGLSYALLAANLLYINQFPDRTADMAAGKLHWVARLDVPQARWGYVLIVLLAYLWLIMSVALGGLPRSALAALLALPLSVKAAHILLRHASEPQQLGGAIKLTIAAMLLHGALLSLAILMNN; the protein is encoded by the coding sequence TTGACGCCGCAGGAGCCTTCGGTCGCCGCATTTAAAAATCCGCTCGCGCGCTATTTTGCGGCGACACGGCCTGCATTTTTGACGGCAAGTCTGATGGCTTGCCTGATAGGCTTGGCCGTGACGAAGCTGGCGGGTTCCTCCTTTGACATAATGCTTGCGCTGACTACGTTGTTGTTCGCCATGCTGGCGCACGCGGCGGCCAACGTGCTGAACGACTATTACGATGCGCAAAATGGCACGGATGCGTGTAACGTGGAGCGCATCTTTCCGTTTACCGGCGGTAGTCGTTTTATTCAGAACGGCGTGCTGACGCCGGCACAGACGCGCAACTTCGGTTTTGCTTTGCTATTTGGGGTCGCGCTGGCCGGATTGTGGCTGATGTTGCGCACGGACTTTCAGTTGGCCTACATCGGCTTGGCAGGCCTGTTTATTGGCTGGGCGTATTCTGCGCCGCCGTTTCGTCTGAACAGCCGGGGCTGGGGCGAGCTGTGCATCGTGGCGGGATTTTTGTTGATTGTCGTGGGGGCTGATTTCGTGCAGCGACGGGACTTTTCTGCTGCGCCTTTTATTGCCGGACTTTCATACGCGTTGCTGGCGGCTAATTTACTCTACATCAATCAGTTCCCCGACCGGACTGCGGATATGGCTGCCGGTAAGCTGCACTGGGTTGCGCGCCTAGACGTGCCACAGGCGCGCTGGGGCTATGTGCTGATCGTTTTGCTCGCCTACCTCTGGTTAATAATGAGCGTGGCGCTGGGCGGGCTGCCGAGGAGCGCATTAGCGGCGTTATTGGCGTTGCCGCTGAGCGTGAAGGCGGCGCATATTTTGTTGCGCCATGCCTCAGAACCGCAACAGCTGGGTGGTGCGATTAAGCTCACGATTGCGGCGATGTTGTTGCATGGTGCTTTGTTGTCGCTGGCCATTTTAATGAATAACTAA
- the ybgC gene encoding tol-pal system-associated acyl-CoA thioesterase has protein sequence MNERAIFNWPVRVYFQDTDAGGVVYHASYVNFMERARTEWLRACGYSNAGLMKEFGVMFVVRTMKLDYLKPAELDDMLNVTAQVMDIGRSRLTLQQSVHRHDELLTTGEVHLVCVSRQTFKPVRVPDALSSKWKN, from the coding sequence ATGAATGAGCGCGCAATTTTTAACTGGCCGGTCAGGGTCTATTTCCAGGATACGGACGCGGGCGGCGTGGTTTATCATGCGAGCTATGTGAACTTTATGGAGCGCGCACGGACTGAGTGGTTGCGCGCCTGTGGTTACAGCAACGCGGGGCTGATGAAAGAGTTCGGCGTGATGTTTGTGGTGCGCACCATGAAGCTCGATTATTTGAAGCCGGCAGAGTTAGACGATATGTTAAACGTTACTGCGCAAGTGATGGATATCGGGCGCTCTCGCCTGACCTTGCAGCAAAGCGTGCACCGTCATGATGAATTGCTGACGACCGGTGAAGTGCATCTGGTGTGCGTCTCAAGACAGACGTTCAAGCCTGTCAGGGTGCCTGACGCGCTGAGCTCAAAATGGAAAAATTAG
- the queE gene encoding 7-carboxy-7-deazaguanine synthase QueE, translating into MSEQNSAAQLRITEIFFSLQGETRLIGLPTVFVRLTGCPLRCVYCDTAYAFSGGKNHTLAEILQQVAQYKTRYVTVTGGEPLAQRNCLPLLKALCDAGYQVSLETSGALDIGAVDARVMRVVDIKTPASGEVDKNRWENLAILTPQDEIKFVLCDENDYDWACQILAQYHLADQCPVLFSPAQGDLDPTQLADWILRDGLPVRFQLQLHKILWNNEAGH; encoded by the coding sequence ATGTCCGAACAAAATTCAGCTGCGCAGCTGCGCATTACCGAGATTTTTTTTTCCCTGCAAGGTGAGACACGTCTGATTGGTTTGCCGACAGTGTTCGTCAGACTGACCGGTTGTCCGTTGCGCTGTGTGTATTGCGATACCGCTTACGCCTTTAGCGGTGGAAAAAATCATACGCTGGCTGAGATACTGCAGCAAGTTGCGCAATATAAGACGCGCTATGTCACCGTGACCGGTGGCGAGCCGCTGGCACAGCGCAACTGTCTGCCGCTGCTCAAGGCGCTTTGCGATGCAGGCTATCAGGTCTCGCTGGAGACAAGCGGTGCGCTGGATATTGGTGCGGTCGATGCGCGTGTGATGCGCGTAGTGGATATCAAGACGCCCGCCTCCGGCGAGGTCGACAAGAACCGCTGGGAAAATCTCGCCATCCTGACGCCGCAAGATGAAATCAAATTTGTACTGTGCGACGAAAACGATTACGACTGGGCCTGCCAGATTCTTGCACAATATCATCTGGCCGACCAGTGTCCGGTATTGTTTTCGCCAGCGCAGGGAGATCTGGATCCGACGCAGTTGGCGGACTGGATTTTGCGGGATGGACTGCCGGTGCGCTTTCAGCTGCAACTTCACAAAATACTTTGGAATAATGAGGCGGGGCATTAA